Proteins encoded by one window of Mycoplasma capricolum subsp. capricolum ATCC 27343:
- a CDS encoding DUF2188 domain-containing protein: MAEKQQATVYHVTPYDGKWQVKGVGNTRPTKLFDTQKQAIAYANELTKKRQGSVIIHRTTGQVRDSINNKEKKK, translated from the coding sequence ATGGCTGAAAAACAACAAGCAACAGTTTATCATGTCACACCATATGATGGTAAATGGCAAGTAAAAGGTGTTGGAAACACACGCCCTACTAAATTATTTGATACACAAAAACAAGCCATTGCTTATGCTAATGAACTAACTAAAAAGCGTCAAGGATCAGTAATTATTCACAGAACTACTGGTCAAGTTAGAGATAGTATTAATAACAAAGAAAAGAAAAAATAA